The DNA segment GCGCTCTCCATCGGCCTCCCGGTGCTGCTTAGTTTATTTGAGTGGTACGCGTGGCGCAAAAATAGCGAACGTCTCAGAGCATTTGTGCGACTGCTCGCGAAATGGACCGCCGTGTTTGTGATCGGTGGTATTTTCACCGGAACAATCATTGCACTTCAAATGTCAACGCTTTGGGCCCCATTTATGAATGAAGTACGTCCGACTGTCGGGAAGTTCTTTCAGCTCGAGGGCTACATGTTTCTTATTGAGGCAGCGTTCTTGTCATGGTATCTCGGTACGATGAAGCAAACTGGCACGCTCCGTCATTTTTTGATAAGCATTCCTATTAGTATCGGTTCTATAGGTTCGGCATTTTTCATTACTGCAGTTAACGCGTTCATGAATAACTCGACAGCGACATTGACGTCGACAACTATCAATGAGGTGTCCCACTCAGTTGCATCCTATATTTTTGCGACAACGTTATTAGTGCTCGCGTATGTTGTGTGGCGCAATCTCCACAAACAGCCTGCTTCTACGAAAACATTTCTAAATTGGACCATCAAGCGGCTCGTCGCTGTTTCAGCTATTTTACTGGTAACACTCGCATTGTTAGGTCATCAATCTGCCGTCAATATTGCCGAGACACAGCCCGCCAAACTCGCCGCCATCGAGCTACTCGACAAAACACAGTCAAACGCACCGCTCCGTATCGGTGGTGACATCGATGCCAACGGTAAAGCCGAGGGAGGTATTGTACTACCCGGTATGCTGAGCCTCCTCGCAGGATATTCAACTGCCTATGAGGTAAAAGGGCTAGACCAGGTACCGCGCTACCAATGGCCCCCGCTCATTGTCCATCTCTTATTCGATACAAAGATGGCACTTGTTGGCCTCTCGTCACTTCTCGTTCTTGGTGCGATATTCTTTCTGTGGCGCAAGGGGTCGTTTCCTCGCTGGTTTAGCATCACCTTTATCCCTCTTAGTGTCGTCGGAATGATTATGATGGAGTTAGGCTGGTTTATCACTGAACTCGGGCGTCAAACCTGGACTGTTGCCGGAAAACAAACTACCGCAGCAGCCTTTACGCATGGTGCAACTATCGGCAACAGTCTGTTTATCTTTATCCTCCTCTTTGCTGTGCTTAGCTGTGCAACCGCTTTCGCACTCGCTTATACGACTAGGCATTGGCGCGCCACGGAGAAAACATCATGGTAGAAACACTTTACATCCTCATACTTATTCCGGTGCTTTTGTACCTATTCTTTTCGGTGTTGGAGATTTGGCTGGTATATCGGATTGCACTGCGCAATCACAGTCGATCCTTATTATTTATCCAGGGTTCAACCGAGCTTACTCATACACTGCTCGTATTTGCTTATGCGCAGTTTATGGTGACGTTTTCGAGTCTCCTCATAGATATTGGTGGCGAGCTCTATTGGCCGATCGCGCTACTTATGGCAACCCTATTACTTCGCGGCTCTACCTACCTTTTGCTCTTTTATCGTGAGCGGCCGCCGCGCTGGATGTATCTTGTACTCCTCGGCACCTACCTCGTGGGGGTTACTTCACTTGTCTGGGCGCTATTGATTGTTATTCCCGCTATCGCAACAAAGGGCTTCATACCCGACACCACCAACATCGATCTCGTACTCACCGTTGGCTTACCTGCACTCGCCTTTGTCATGATCCCGATCATTGCTGTTTACAAGAGTGCTTTTGCCGCTCTTCGTAAAAAATGATCATATATTAACTTTGACTTTTTGTACACTTAAGATTATGATTATCATATAATCTCATCAGCCGATGAGGTTATCTCGAGAGAGGAGTGTCATAGCATGGCAGACTGTTACTATCACGGTTACTCAGGCGGTCCCGGGAGGTGTATACACTGCGACAGGGAACAGCAGGCCAATCTGGAACCTGGCACCCTGGATGGTTACGACCAAGAGGTCACCACTCACGACTGGCGACATGGTCGGATTGGTCGGATCGGCCAACCCGGCATTCCGCCCCAGCCCAACACCCCGCCTTCTCGTTAACCCCGCACCGGCACATCCCCAAAGAAGGGGCTTCGCGAACGATGCGGGGCCCCTTTTTTAATTTCGTCTACGCGGCGATATCAAACTCTGCTAGTTTCTTTTTGGCGGCCTCAGAGGTGCCAAGTTGGAGCGCAAGGAGTTGACCGTAAATACCCTTTGTCTTACTCAACTGAGCGGGAGTACCGATCTCATCCACCTTGCCATTCTTGAGTGTGACGATCATATCTACCTCTGCAATGGTACTAAGACGGTGCGCGATCACTAGCGTTGTGCGATCTTTCATCAGTCTATCGAGCGCTTGCTGCACCTCGTGTTCGGCACGACTATCAAGACTGCTGGTGGCTTCATCGAGAATGAGAATCGGAGCGTCTTTGAGCAAAGCACGCGCGATCGAAATACGCTGTTTTTGACCGCCACTCAATTTGATACCACGCTCACCTATTTCAGTGTCGTAGCCATTCGGAAATGCTGAGATGAAATCATGCGCGTTAGCAGCCTTGGCCGCTTTTTCAATTTCTTTATCGGTTGCATCAGGTTTCGCATACGAAATATTCTCACGCACCGTTCCACTAAATAACGCCGCATCCTGAAATACCGTTGCAATATTCTTTCGCAAGCTGTGACGCGACACCATACTAATGTCTTGTCCGTCGATCACGACGCGTCCTGCAGTGGGTTGGTAGAGCCCCATCAGAAGATTTGAGATCGTCGACTTACCACCTCCAGACTCACCGACAAGTGCCAGCTTCGTCCCGGGTTCAATCGAAAAACTGATATTTTTTAGTACCTGATTTCCCTTAGCTCCATACGAAAAATTAACTCCCCTATACTCAATC comes from the Candidatus Saccharimonas aalborgensis genome and includes:
- a CDS encoding cytochrome ubiquinol oxidase subunit I; its protein translation is MDGFLAARSLIGHSLAFHILIVALSIGLPVLLSLFEWYAWRKNSERLRAFVRLLAKWTAVFVIGGIFTGTIIALQMSTLWAPFMNEVRPTVGKFFQLEGYMFLIEAAFLSWYLGTMKQTGTLRHFLISIPISIGSIGSAFFITAVNAFMNNSTATLTSTTINEVSHSVASYIFATTLLVLAYVVWRNLHKQPASTKTFLNWTIKRLVAVSAILLVTLALLGHQSAVNIAETQPAKLAAIELLDKTQSNAPLRIGGDIDANGKAEGGIVLPGMLSLLAGYSTAYEVKGLDQVPRYQWPPLIVHLLFDTKMALVGLSSLLVLGAIFFLWRKGSFPRWFSITFIPLSVVGMIMMELGWFITELGRQTWTVAGKQTTAAAFTHGATIGNSLFIFILLFAVLSCATAFALAYTTRHWRATEKTSW